Proteins encoded within one genomic window of Flavobacterium gilvum:
- a CDS encoding BrxA/BrxB family bacilliredoxin: protein MYPEEMVKPMQAELTTAGFQDLHTAEEVNNAIKSEGTTFVVVNSVCGCAARNARPGAVMSLEGAKKPDHLITVFAGVDKEAVTAAREHMFPFPPSSPSIALFKNGELVHMLERHHIEGRPAETIAENLKDAFNEFC from the coding sequence ATGTATCCAGAAGAAATGGTAAAACCAATGCAGGCTGAATTGACAACTGCAGGTTTTCAAGATTTACATACTGCCGAAGAAGTTAATAATGCAATAAAATCAGAAGGTACAACATTTGTGGTTGTAAATTCTGTTTGTGGTTGTGCTGCAAGAAATGCACGTCCAGGAGCAGTTATGAGTTTAGAAGGCGCAAAAAAACCAGATCATTTAATCACAGTTTTTGCTGGAGTTGATAAAGAGGCCGTAACTGCCGCAAGAGAGCATATGTTCCCTTTTCCTCCGTCATCTCCAAGTATTGCTTTATTCAAAAACGGTGAATTGGTTCACATGTTGGAGCGTCACCACATTGAAGGGCGCCCAGCAGAAACAATTGCTGAAAACCTAAAAGATGCTTTTAACGAATTTTGTTAA